From the Streptomonospora nanhaiensis genome, the window GCCACCACTCTGGTCCGCCAGCGCCGCCTGGTCTCGATGAGCGATCCGCACCTCGCGGCCCTGGAGGTCAGCCTTCTGCCCGAGAACTGGGACGGCGAACTGACGGTGCTCTCGGCCCTGGACGGTGGGGTGGCCAACTCCGGGGTCGCACGCTACCGGACCTTGCCGGGCCGTCACCTGCGGTCGTTGGGCTCGGGGGGCCGTACGCCCGAGGAGCTGTGGCTGCGGACCGCGACCCGCGCCTCAGACGTCGGCATAGCGCTCGCCGCCCGCACCCGGGTGTCGCGGGGTGCCGCACCCGGCTCGGCGGCGGTGCGGGCGCGCGGGGACTGGATCGGGTGCGAGTTGAGGCTCCCCGCCGTCCTGGGGCAGGCGGTGACACTGGAGAAGACCGTCGCTCTCCACACCTCCCGCGACCACGCCGCGGGCTCCCCACTTTCCGCAGCGCGGACGAGCCTGGCGCGGGCGGACTCCTTCGACACGCTGCTGCGGTGCCACGCCGCCGCGTGGCGCCGCCTGTGGCAGCGCTGCTCCGTCGACATCGACGACCAGGAGGACCAGCGGATCCTGCGCCTCCACCTGTTCCACATCCTCCAGACCCTGTCGCCGCACACCGCCGACCTCGACGTGGGAGTACCCGCCCGCGGCCTGCACGGTGAGGCGTACAGGGGCCATGTGTTCTGGGACGAACTGTTCGTCCTCCCCTTCCTCAACCTCCGTTTCCCGGAGACGGCCCGCGGCCTGCTGCGCTACCGCTGGCGCCGGCTGCCGGAGGCGCGGGCCGCCGCGCGGGCCCAAGGGCTGCGCGGTGCCGCGTTCCCGTGGCAGAGCGCGACCACCGGACGCGAGGAGACGCAGCGATGGCACCTCAACCCGCGATCGGGGCGCTGGCTCGTCGACAACTCCCGGCTGCAACGCCACGTCAACATCGCGGTGGCCTACAACGTGTGGCAGCACTACCAGGCGACCGGGGACACGCGGTTCCTCACCGACTTCGGCGCCGAACTCCTCCTGGAGGCCGCCCGGACGCTGGCCGACCTCGCCGTGTACGACCACCGCCTGCGCCGCTACGTCATCCGCGGTGTCATGGGCCCCGACGAGTACCACGACGCCTACCCCGGCCGGGACCTTCCCGGCGTGGACGACAACGCCTACACCAACGTCATGACGGTGTGGGTGCTGCGCCGGGTCCCGGAGGTCCTGGACGCCCTGCCGGGGCCGGCCCGCCGCGACCTGCGCGAGCGCCTGGATCTGAGCCGGGCCGAAACCGACCGGTTCGCCCGGATGACCCGTCGGATGCGCGTCCCCTTCCACGACGGCGTGATCAGCCAGTTCGCGGGGTACGAGAACCTGGCCGAACTCGACTGGGCCGGCTACCGCGCCGCCTACGGCGACATCCGCCGCCTCGACCGCATCCTTGAGGCCGAAGGGGACACGTGCAACCGCTACCGCGCGGGCAAGCAGGCCGATGTGCTGATGCTGATGTACCTGCTCTCCGAGGAAGAGTTGACGGCGACCCTGCACGGCCTCGGCTACGAGTCGGACTCCGCTCTCCTCGCCCGAACCGTCGACTACTACCTCGCACGTACCGCTCACGGTTCGACCCTCAGCTCCGTCGTCCACGCCTGGGTCCTCGCGCGTGCCGACCGCAGGGCCTCGTGGCGGTTCCTGCGCGACGCCCTGCGGTCCGACATCGACGATGTCCAGAGGGGTACCACGGCCGAGGGGATCCACCTCGGGGCCATGGCCGGCACCGTCGACCTTGTGACCCGCTGCTACACGGGGCTGACCATACGGGACGGGCGCCTCTGCCTGGATCCCGTGCTCCCCGAGGAGTTCGGCTTCCTGGCGTTTCCGCTGCGGTTCCGCGGCCACTGGAACGTCCGGCTCCGCTTCCGCGCCGGGGGAACCGAGATCGGGGTTCCGCCTTCGCGGCTTCCGCCCGTCCCTGTGCGTGTCCGCGGACAAACCGTCGAGGCGGTTCCGGGGATGCCCGTCCGGCTGGCCGCCCGATGACAACGGGCCGGAGCCGCTCAGCGGGCCGCTGCTCGCCCCGTGCCGTTGGGCCCGGAGCATCCCCGCTAACGGCCGTGGTCCCGAGGCCGGGCGCGAACGGAA encodes:
- a CDS encoding glycoside hydrolase family 65 protein — encoded protein: MNPWRLVYRSPRPEDEGLREALCTLGNGYFATRGAAAEAVADGVRYPGSYISGCYDRAASSVGGHPVDNEDLVNVPNWLPLTFRAGREDWLAGGDPRLTEERVELDMLRGVLERVFRVRHHGGATTLVRQRRLVSMSDPHLAALEVSLLPENWDGELTVLSALDGGVANSGVARYRTLPGRHLRSLGSGGRTPEELWLRTATRASDVGIALAARTRVSRGAAPGSAAVRARGDWIGCELRLPAVLGQAVTLEKTVALHTSRDHAAGSPLSAARTSLARADSFDTLLRCHAAAWRRLWQRCSVDIDDQEDQRILRLHLFHILQTLSPHTADLDVGVPARGLHGEAYRGHVFWDELFVLPFLNLRFPETARGLLRYRWRRLPEARAAARAQGLRGAAFPWQSATTGREETQRWHLNPRSGRWLVDNSRLQRHVNIAVAYNVWQHYQATGDTRFLTDFGAELLLEAARTLADLAVYDHRLRRYVIRGVMGPDEYHDAYPGRDLPGVDDNAYTNVMTVWVLRRVPEVLDALPGPARRDLRERLDLSRAETDRFARMTRRMRVPFHDGVISQFAGYENLAELDWAGYRAAYGDIRRLDRILEAEGDTCNRYRAGKQADVLMLMYLLSEEELTATLHGLGYESDSALLARTVDYYLARTAHGSTLSSVVHAWVLARADRRASWRFLRDALRSDIDDVQRGTTAEGIHLGAMAGTVDLVTRCYTGLTIRDGRLCLDPVLPEEFGFLAFPLRFRGHWNVRLRFRAGGTEIGVPPSRLPPVPVRVRGQTVEAVPGMPVRLAAR